The Corynebacterium camporealensis genome contains a region encoding:
- a CDS encoding carboxymuconolactone decarboxylase family protein, producing the protein MSLIDLLETLPTSARDQVRNLEKVLGSKTLDLQQRWSAFIGAAVAIRDERFLRAVLDDAAAHVPAETIDHASQAAVAMATSNIAFRAKEWLDTEVRTGLRTGMARLPRDPAVELSAVAASAINGCKDCLRAHAATAQELGLNPEQVWEAVRIAAACHGVTHALLLSDARS; encoded by the coding sequence ATGTCGCTGATAGACCTTCTAGAAACCTTGCCTACCTCCGCCCGTGACCAGGTGCGCAATCTGGAGAAGGTGCTGGGCTCTAAGACGCTGGATTTGCAGCAGCGCTGGAGTGCCTTCATCGGCGCGGCAGTCGCCATTCGGGATGAGCGTTTCTTGCGTGCAGTACTTGACGATGCCGCCGCGCACGTCCCGGCAGAAACCATCGATCATGCAAGCCAGGCGGCTGTAGCCATGGCAACGAGCAACATCGCCTTCCGCGCTAAAGAGTGGTTGGACACCGAGGTCCGCACGGGCTTGCGCACCGGTATGGCGAGACTGCCGCGCGATCCGGCAGTGGAGCTGAGTGCCGTCGCGGCGTCGGCCATCAACGGTTGCAAGGACTGCCTGCGCGCGCATGCTGCGACCGCGCAGGAGCTAGGCCTTAACCCAGAACAAGTGTGGGAGGCGGTGCGTATCGCTGCGGCTTGTCACGGGGTCACGCACGCACTCCTGCTTTCCGATGCCCGCAGCTAG
- a CDS encoding hydrogen peroxide-inducible genes activator, with protein MHNKEYRPTLAQLRTFVTIAENKHFGTAAQKLEISQPSLSQALVALEQGLGIQLIERSTRKVIVTPAGETLLPYAKATLEAADTFVANARGATGTLSGPVTIGIIPTVAPYILPDLLSAIEEEYPELEPRIVEEQTQYLMDKLRNGQIDLVVAALPTESVGVVEVPLYTEKFAVVTPKDHKLAGRDDLSIKDLDKLNLLLLDDGHCLRDQILDLCRNALVNPSEASNAVTRASSLTTIIQLVVGGLGATLIPESAISTECHHPGLAVSRFNKNVTAEREIGLVYRASAARGEEFRKFSELIVDSYNHAIERAREF; from the coding sequence ATGCACAATAAAGAGTACCGCCCTACCCTTGCTCAGCTGCGAACTTTTGTGACGATTGCCGAGAACAAGCACTTTGGTACTGCAGCCCAGAAGCTGGAGATTTCCCAGCCCTCGCTGTCCCAGGCACTCGTGGCACTGGAGCAGGGTCTGGGCATTCAGCTCATTGAGCGCTCGACCCGCAAAGTCATTGTCACCCCGGCGGGCGAAACTCTTCTCCCCTACGCCAAGGCCACCTTGGAGGCCGCCGATACTTTCGTGGCCAATGCCCGCGGTGCCACCGGTACTCTGTCTGGCCCGGTGACCATCGGCATCATCCCGACCGTGGCACCATACATTCTTCCCGACCTGTTGTCCGCGATTGAGGAAGAATACCCGGAGCTCGAACCGCGCATTGTGGAAGAACAAACCCAGTACCTGATGGATAAGTTGCGCAATGGCCAGATTGACCTGGTGGTTGCCGCACTGCCGACCGAGTCCGTCGGTGTGGTGGAGGTTCCGCTGTATACCGAGAAATTCGCCGTGGTCACCCCGAAGGACCACAAGCTGGCAGGCCGCGATGATTTGAGCATCAAGGACCTCGACAAGCTGAATTTGCTCCTGCTTGACGATGGCCACTGCCTCCGCGACCAGATCCTCGACCTGTGCCGCAATGCGTTGGTCAATCCATCGGAAGCCAGCAACGCTGTAACCCGCGCGTCGTCGCTGACCACCATCATCCAGCTCGTCGTCGGCGGCCTGGGTGCCACCCTGATTCCGGAATCGGCTATCTCGACCGAGTGCCACCACCCGGGTCTGGCAGTGTCTCGCTTTAACAAGAACGTCACCGCCGAACGCGAAATCGGCCTGGTCTACCGCGCCTCTGCCGCCCGCGGCGAAGAGTTCCGCAAGTTCAGCGAACTCATCGTGGACTCCTACAACCACGCCATCGAGCGCGCCCGCGAATTCTAA
- a CDS encoding DEAD/DEAH box helicase: MLPDLAEVPSSLIDEAVWDTFTNWTEQRGISLYPAQEEASLGILAGDNVILATPTGSGKSMVANAAHFIALARGQRSFYTAPIKALVSEKFFALCEIFGPENVGMMTGDATVNGKAPIIAATAEIVANIALRDGADADIDQVVMDEFHYYSEPERGWAWQVPLLELPDAQFLLMSATLGDTKWLEDDLTKRTGRDTNLVAGSERPVPLDFSYVFSAVHETLEELLENKKAPVYVVHFSQREAAERAQALTSLSGVITKEEKEAIANELGDFRFTTTFGKDLSRLLRKGIGIHHAGMLPKYRRVVERLAQKGLLKIICGTDTLGVGINVPIRTVLMTGLAKFDGTRQRILKSREFHQIAGRAGRAGYDTEGTVVIEAPEHEIENAKARRRIGDDPKRLKKLKKKSARTGEVTWSEKTYARLIDAEPEQLTSQFRVSNSMLLNVLARHGNGYDHMKHLLRDNHDTRAKQNADILTTIELFRGLLTSGVVQKSTKGLDIYGRPYHLVRELPRDFALNQPLGPFALAALTLLDPEEDTYTLDIITVFESILDDPRQVLQAQQSQRRGEEIAALKAEGVDYTDRMNIVEDITWPKPLEELLEQAYDTFCEGNSWAKDFELRPKSVLRDMLENAMTFSDLIATYRLARSEGVVLRYLTDVWRTLKQSVPSEYMTDELEDIIEWLGELIRQVDSSLVDEWAEMTGEDSPIDEETLNRELAFGVDDPTALTANRRVFGIMVRNYMFRIVQLFALEKEEQLEFMLEYLDDVPDFGAALDEYFEEYDDMDTGPEARGPEFYRVEDDSDRQWKVRQVVKDPVGDHGYQFSAIVDLDASDEAGEVRLAELNLEY; the protein is encoded by the coding sequence ATGTTGCCAGATCTTGCCGAAGTCCCATCCTCGCTGATCGATGAAGCCGTATGGGATACCTTCACCAACTGGACGGAGCAGCGTGGCATTTCGCTGTATCCGGCACAGGAGGAAGCTTCCTTAGGAATTCTGGCAGGTGACAACGTCATTCTGGCCACCCCGACCGGTTCGGGTAAGTCCATGGTGGCTAATGCCGCGCACTTTATTGCACTCGCCCGAGGCCAGCGCAGCTTCTACACCGCGCCGATTAAGGCACTGGTGAGCGAGAAGTTCTTTGCGCTCTGTGAGATTTTCGGCCCCGAGAACGTCGGCATGATGACTGGCGATGCCACCGTCAACGGCAAGGCCCCCATTATTGCCGCCACCGCGGAGATCGTGGCGAATATTGCGCTACGCGATGGTGCTGATGCTGACATCGACCAGGTGGTCATGGATGAGTTCCACTACTACTCCGAGCCAGAGCGCGGCTGGGCCTGGCAGGTTCCACTGCTAGAGCTTCCCGATGCCCAGTTCTTGCTCATGTCCGCCACCTTAGGCGATACCAAGTGGTTGGAAGACGACCTGACCAAGCGCACCGGCCGGGACACCAACCTGGTAGCTGGTTCTGAGCGCCCCGTCCCGCTGGATTTCTCTTATGTCTTCAGCGCAGTCCACGAGACTCTGGAAGAATTGCTGGAGAACAAAAAGGCACCGGTGTACGTGGTCCACTTCTCCCAGCGCGAAGCCGCCGAGCGCGCACAGGCGCTGACCTCACTGTCTGGGGTTATTACCAAGGAAGAAAAGGAAGCTATCGCCAATGAACTGGGCGATTTCCGCTTTACGACGACCTTCGGCAAGGATCTTTCCCGCCTACTGCGCAAAGGCATTGGTATCCACCACGCGGGCATGCTGCCGAAGTACCGTCGCGTCGTCGAAAGGCTGGCCCAGAAGGGTCTGCTGAAAATCATCTGTGGCACAGACACCCTGGGTGTGGGCATTAACGTGCCGATTCGCACCGTGCTCATGACGGGTCTGGCGAAGTTCGATGGCACCCGCCAGCGCATTCTGAAGTCGCGTGAATTCCACCAGATTGCGGGCCGTGCAGGCCGTGCCGGCTACGACACCGAGGGCACCGTCGTAATTGAGGCCCCGGAGCACGAAATCGAAAATGCCAAGGCCCGCCGCCGCATTGGCGATGACCCGAAGCGACTGAAGAAGCTCAAGAAAAAGTCCGCGCGCACCGGTGAGGTCACCTGGTCCGAAAAGACCTACGCACGGCTTATCGATGCCGAACCCGAGCAGCTGACCTCCCAGTTCCGAGTGTCGAACTCGATGCTGCTTAACGTGCTGGCTCGCCACGGCAATGGCTACGACCACATGAAGCACCTGCTGCGCGATAACCACGACACTCGCGCTAAGCAGAATGCGGATATCCTCACCACGATTGAGCTCTTCCGCGGCTTGCTGACTTCGGGGGTGGTGCAAAAATCCACCAAGGGCTTGGATATCTACGGTCGCCCCTACCACTTGGTGCGCGAGCTTCCGCGCGACTTCGCGCTGAACCAGCCTCTCGGACCATTCGCGCTGGCAGCGCTCACGCTGCTGGATCCGGAGGAAGATACCTACACCCTGGATATCATCACGGTCTTTGAGTCGATTCTCGATGACCCGCGTCAGGTACTCCAGGCGCAGCAGTCGCAGCGCCGCGGTGAGGAAATCGCAGCGCTCAAGGCGGAAGGTGTGGACTACACCGACCGCATGAACATCGTCGAAGACATCACCTGGCCCAAGCCGCTCGAAGAGCTGCTGGAGCAGGCCTACGACACCTTCTGTGAGGGCAATTCTTGGGCCAAGGATTTCGAGCTACGCCCGAAGTCGGTACTGCGCGACATGTTGGAAAACGCGATGACGTTCTCCGATCTCATTGCCACCTATCGCCTGGCACGTTCTGAGGGCGTTGTGCTGCGCTACCTGACCGACGTGTGGCGCACGCTGAAGCAGTCCGTGCCGAGCGAGTACATGACCGATGAGCTGGAAGACATCATCGAGTGGCTGGGCGAGCTCATCCGCCAGGTTGATTCCTCCCTGGTCGACGAGTGGGCAGAGATGACCGGTGAGGACTCGCCTATCGACGAAGAAACCCTCAACCGCGAGCTCGCCTTCGGCGTCGACGACCCCACGGCTCTTACCGCCAACCGTCGTGTTTTCGGCATTATGGTGCGCAACTACATGTTCCGCATCGTCCAGCTGTTCGCACTGGAGAAGGAAGAACAGCTCGAGTTCATGCTCGAGTACCTCGATGACGTTCCGGACTTCGGTGCGGCTCTCGATGAGTACTTCGAAGAATACGACGACATGGACACCGGTCCCGAGGCCCGCGGTCCGGAGTTCTACCGCGTCGAAGACGACTCAGACCGCCAATGGAAGGTCCGCCAGGTCGTCAAGGACCCGGTCGGCGACCACGGCTACCAGTTCAGCGCCATTGTCGACTTGGATGCCTCCGATGAGGCCGGTGAGGTGCGCTTGGCGGAGTTGAATCTGGAGTACTAG
- a CDS encoding sigma-70 family RNA polymerase sigma factor yields MTKASARNAQTKDDSEQEVDRGSRRNQTNDNPSADLVRVYLNGIGKTALLSAEDEVELAQRIEVGLYAEYKLKNAEKLTRAEKRDLKILARDGKKARSHLLEANLRLVVSLAKRYTGRGMPLLDLIQEGNLGLIRAMEKFDYAKGFKFSTYATWWIRQAITRGMADQSRTIRLPVHLVEQVNKLSRIKREMYQSLGREATNEELSEESGIEEAKIEMLLRQSRDPVSLDMPVGTDEEAPLGDFIEDAEATDAETAVVASMRHSDIRSVIDSLEEREQDVIRLRYGLDDGVPRTLDQIGRRFGLSRERVRQIEREVMAKLRDGNRADRLREYAL; encoded by the coding sequence ATGACCAAAGCATCTGCCCGCAACGCCCAGACCAAGGACGACTCCGAACAGGAAGTCGACCGCGGATCACGCCGCAATCAGACCAACGACAACCCTTCGGCTGACCTGGTGCGCGTCTACCTCAACGGCATCGGCAAAACCGCCCTGTTGAGCGCTGAAGACGAAGTGGAACTCGCCCAGCGCATCGAGGTTGGCCTTTATGCGGAGTACAAGCTCAAGAACGCAGAAAAGCTCACCCGCGCTGAGAAGCGCGATTTGAAGATTCTGGCCCGCGACGGCAAGAAGGCTCGCTCCCACCTGCTGGAGGCAAACCTGCGCCTGGTGGTCTCCCTGGCTAAGCGCTACACCGGCCGCGGCATGCCGCTGCTGGACTTGATTCAGGAAGGCAACCTGGGCCTTATCCGCGCTATGGAGAAGTTCGACTACGCCAAGGGCTTTAAGTTCTCCACTTATGCCACCTGGTGGATTCGCCAGGCTATTACCCGCGGTATGGCCGATCAGTCCCGCACCATCCGCCTGCCTGTCCACCTGGTTGAGCAGGTCAACAAGCTCTCTCGCATCAAGCGCGAGATGTACCAGTCGCTGGGCCGTGAGGCGACCAACGAGGAGCTGTCGGAGGAATCCGGCATCGAAGAGGCCAAGATCGAGATGCTGCTGCGCCAGTCCCGCGACCCAGTCTCGCTGGATATGCCAGTCGGCACCGATGAGGAGGCCCCGCTGGGTGACTTCATCGAGGATGCAGAGGCTACCGATGCAGAAACTGCCGTCGTGGCATCCATGCGCCACTCCGATATCCGCAGCGTCATCGACTCGCTGGAAGAGCGCGAGCAGGACGTGATTCGTCTACGCTACGGCCTTGACGATGGTGTCCCGCGCACCCTGGACCAGATCGGTCGTCGCTTTGGTCTATCGCGTGAGCGCGTACGCCAGATTGAACGCGAAGTCATGGCCAAGCTGCGCGATGGCAACCGTGCGGATCGTCTGCGCGAGTACGCTTTGTAA
- the galE gene encoding UDP-glucose 4-epimerase GalE, giving the protein MKLLVTGGAGYVGSVCAAVLIEAGHDVTIIDNFSTGNREAVHPQATLVEGDVADKAAEVLGSDSFDGVIHFAARSLVGESVEKPEEYWQHNVVTTLQLLNAMRDNGVQNLVFSSTAATYGEPDQVPITEDMPTQPTNPYGATKLAIDYMISSYAKAYGLGATSLRYFNVAGAYGSIGENREVETHLIPIVLQVALGHRDKIMMFGDDWDTIDGTPVRDYIHIRDLADAHVLALESNTSGQHRIYNLGSGDGYSVKQVIEMCRKVTGHEIPAEVAPRRAGDPATLIASSDKIRAELGWNPTRTDLETIVTDAWEFTRNMGDKAHSAKRV; this is encoded by the coding sequence ATGAAACTCCTAGTTACTGGCGGCGCTGGCTATGTAGGCAGCGTCTGCGCAGCCGTGCTCATCGAAGCCGGTCACGACGTCACCATCATCGATAACTTCAGCACCGGCAACCGCGAGGCCGTGCACCCGCAGGCCACGCTCGTGGAAGGCGATGTCGCCGACAAGGCCGCCGAAGTCTTGGGATCTGATTCCTTCGACGGTGTCATTCACTTTGCGGCGCGCTCGCTGGTGGGCGAATCCGTCGAAAAGCCCGAAGAGTACTGGCAGCACAACGTGGTCACCACCCTGCAGCTACTCAACGCCATGCGCGATAACGGTGTGCAGAACCTGGTGTTCTCCTCTACTGCTGCCACCTATGGCGAGCCGGACCAGGTCCCGATTACGGAGGACATGCCCACCCAGCCGACGAACCCATATGGTGCAACCAAGCTGGCTATCGATTACATGATTTCTAGCTACGCCAAGGCTTATGGTCTGGGCGCGACGTCCCTGCGCTACTTCAACGTTGCTGGCGCTTATGGCTCCATTGGTGAAAACCGTGAGGTCGAAACTCACCTCATCCCCATCGTGTTGCAGGTTGCCTTGGGCCATCGCGACAAGATCATGATGTTTGGCGATGACTGGGACACCATCGATGGCACCCCGGTGCGCGACTACATCCACATCCGTGACCTGGCCGATGCACATGTGCTTGCCCTGGAAAGCAATACATCCGGTCAGCACCGCATCTACAATCTCGGCTCCGGCGATGGCTACTCGGTCAAGCAGGTCATTGAGATGTGCCGTAAGGTCACCGGACACGAGATTCCCGCTGAAGTGGCCCCGCGTCGCGCCGGCGACCCGGCTACCTTGATTGCGTCGTCGGATAAAATCCGCGCGGAGCTGGGCTGGAACCCAACCCGCACGGACTTAGAAACCATCGTCACCGATGCGTGGGAGTTCACCCGCAATATGGGCGACAAGGCGCATTCCGCAAAGCGCGTTTAA
- a CDS encoding proteasome assembly chaperone family protein: protein MHDDARRMYELEYPVPAVKDESPEGSGPTLIVAMHGYADAGLAVEASADHLKAALESRQVVSFNNDELIDYRSRRPAVTLDNERVIDVEPAELGIKVLRDNSGKSFLLLSGPEPDLRWEAFSDAVVNLVEKFDVSNTICLYAAPMPVPHTRPLVVSAHGNNPELVQHMFKLDSKMMVPGSASLSIEKALDEKGRNVAGYTAHVPHYLASSPFPHATYRLLDSVVNSAHLNVPLGALEGDIERVNQQLEEQVLDSDSVTQVVHQLEEQYDEFMERYRNENPQAIMPGEESLPTGEELSAEFQQFLADLDDPDEHPGDLGDDQ from the coding sequence ATGCACGATGATGCACGGCGCATGTATGAGCTGGAATATCCAGTACCTGCAGTTAAAGACGAGTCTCCCGAGGGATCGGGCCCAACGCTGATTGTGGCCATGCATGGCTACGCGGATGCCGGTTTGGCAGTTGAGGCCAGTGCGGATCACCTCAAGGCAGCACTCGAGTCACGCCAGGTTGTCTCCTTTAACAACGATGAGCTCATTGACTATCGCTCGCGCCGTCCTGCGGTCACCCTCGACAACGAGCGGGTGATTGATGTCGAACCAGCCGAGCTGGGCATTAAGGTGTTGCGCGATAACTCGGGCAAGTCCTTCCTGCTGCTCTCTGGTCCCGAGCCGGACCTGCGTTGGGAGGCGTTTAGTGATGCGGTGGTTAACCTCGTCGAGAAGTTCGACGTGTCCAACACCATCTGCCTCTACGCCGCGCCGATGCCGGTGCCGCACACCCGCCCGCTGGTGGTGTCTGCACACGGCAATAACCCGGAGTTAGTCCAGCACATGTTCAAGCTGGATTCGAAGATGATGGTGCCGGGTTCTGCCTCGCTGTCTATTGAGAAAGCTCTGGATGAAAAGGGCCGCAACGTAGCAGGTTATACCGCGCACGTGCCGCACTACTTGGCGTCGTCGCCTTTCCCGCATGCGACCTACCGCCTGCTGGATTCGGTGGTTAATTCCGCACACCTCAACGTGCCCCTCGGCGCGCTGGAAGGCGACATTGAGCGCGTCAATCAGCAGCTCGAGGAGCAGGTCCTGGATTCCGACAGCGTTACCCAGGTAGTCCACCAGCTCGAAGAGCAATACGACGAGTTTATGGAGCGCTACCGTAACGAAAACCCGCAGGCGATCATGCCGGGTGAGGAATCGCTGCCGACGGGTGAGGAACTCAGCGCAGAATTCCAGCAGTTCCTTGCGGACTTGGATGACCCAGATGAGCATCCTGGAGATTTAGGCGACGACCAATAG
- the dtd gene encoding D-aminoacyl-tRNA deacylase gives MKAVLTRVSEASVTVDGEVVGEINCPDTGGLLALVGIATADADDPAPKVEKMARKIAELRILDGEVSVEEAGAPVLLVSQFTLYGRTAKGRRPSWSDAAPGSVAEPLIEDIAKQLRERGIQVEQGRFGAMMKVASVNEGPFTVLVET, from the coding sequence ATGAAGGCTGTTCTTACCCGTGTCTCGGAAGCATCAGTGACCGTCGACGGTGAGGTCGTCGGCGAGATTAACTGCCCGGACACCGGTGGCCTCCTGGCCCTGGTAGGCATCGCCACTGCCGATGCTGACGACCCAGCGCCCAAGGTAGAAAAGATGGCGCGCAAGATTGCAGAGCTGCGCATCCTGGACGGTGAAGTCAGCGTCGAAGAAGCCGGCGCGCCGGTGCTCTTGGTCAGCCAGTTCACTCTCTATGGCCGCACTGCGAAGGGCCGTCGCCCTTCCTGGTCCGATGCGGCGCCGGGGTCGGTTGCGGAGCCGTTGATTGAAGACATCGCAAAGCAATTGCGCGAGCGTGGCATCCAGGTCGAGCAGGGCCGCTTTGGCGCGATGATGAAGGTCGCTTCAGTCAACGAAGGCCCCTTTACTGTGCTGGTAGAGACCTAG
- a CDS encoding metal-dependent transcriptional regulator: MRDLVDTTEMYLRTIYELEEEGITPLRARIAERLEQSGPTVSQTVARMERDGLLHVRTDRSLDLTEHGRKLATAVMRKHRLAERLLTDVLGLDIHKVHDEACRWEHVMSEEVEKRMVTVLEDPSRSPFGNPIPALDELGVKTSPQEFGTRAIDLQDGVETPATIVQINEILQVDADTFRELHTAGIQVGAEVTVVNHNGAITLKTDSGAQVELLDDLAHAIRIEKK; encoded by the coding sequence GTGCGAGACCTAGTCGATACCACCGAGATGTATCTGCGGACCATCTACGAGCTGGAGGAGGAAGGAATTACCCCTCTGCGTGCTCGTATTGCCGAGCGGCTGGAGCAGTCCGGTCCGACAGTGTCGCAGACGGTGGCCCGCATGGAGCGCGATGGCTTGCTGCACGTTCGTACCGACCGCAGCCTGGATCTGACTGAGCACGGCCGCAAGCTGGCGACTGCGGTGATGCGCAAGCATCGCCTGGCAGAGCGCCTGCTTACCGATGTCCTAGGCTTGGACATCCATAAGGTCCACGATGAGGCCTGCCGCTGGGAGCACGTGATGAGCGAAGAGGTCGAAAAGCGCATGGTTACTGTGTTGGAAGATCCTTCCCGCTCCCCTTTCGGTAACCCGATTCCGGCTCTCGATGAACTTGGTGTGAAGACCTCCCCACAGGAGTTTGGCACCCGCGCTATTGACTTACAGGACGGCGTGGAAACCCCGGCTACCATCGTGCAGATCAACGAGATTCTGCAGGTCGATGCCGATACCTTCCGCGAACTGCATACCGCCGGCATTCAGGTGGGCGCGGAGGTCACCGTGGTCAACCACAATGGCGCTATTACTTTGAAGACTGATTCGGGCGCGCAGGTGGAGCTGCTCGACGATTTGGCTCACGCAATTCGAATCGAGAAGAAGTAA
- a CDS encoding DUF4192 domain-containing protein, with protein MTHTTQTPSPIDTPGHILANVPGILGFYPANSVLFITVENTDKGTCLGPLIRVNAEETEELLDHIATPLQTPNCEAIFAFVIGSYCHHHTEHLIDVLMGLTTEHETIDITAAWITPEISVGAPYSMLFGPFHNQTGEGLMRDWARGTIPNITDSETMRRCIAEGNLPDLDRDEHFSIFFEKNPFLSADEIKSMDREAYEIASDMRMQSPDGPSIGCGVTPYEFIETVPVILDKTRKSVDIRTDSSVLTVIGSWLATTWSRDLIIRELLEEPEVAADALLAAAQTFTGTIRANALCLFAGVSMAGENSKYANPALNTALEEFPEHNLTKLLHESYKAGLIDETVANLKSGSITAQKQVLDDHEDADYWEDDDIEEGIDVWEEEYPDTESFFEHEFADITADAGEEEKKSA; from the coding sequence ATGACACACACAACACAGACCCCAAGTCCCATCGATACACCCGGCCACATCCTGGCCAACGTCCCTGGAATCCTAGGATTCTATCCCGCCAACTCCGTCCTGTTCATCACCGTCGAAAACACCGACAAGGGCACCTGTCTGGGCCCGCTCATCCGCGTCAACGCTGAAGAAACCGAAGAACTCCTCGACCACATCGCCACTCCGCTGCAAACCCCTAACTGCGAAGCCATCTTCGCCTTCGTCATTGGCAGCTACTGCCACCACCACACCGAACACCTCATCGACGTATTGATGGGACTGACCACCGAACACGAAACGATTGACATCACCGCTGCCTGGATCACCCCAGAAATCTCTGTGGGCGCGCCCTACTCGATGCTCTTCGGTCCCTTCCACAACCAGACCGGCGAAGGCCTCATGCGCGACTGGGCACGCGGCACCATCCCAAACATCACTGACTCTGAGACCATGCGCCGCTGCATCGCGGAAGGAAACCTGCCCGATCTGGATCGCGACGAACACTTCAGCATCTTCTTTGAAAAGAACCCCTTCCTCAGTGCCGACGAAATCAAGTCAATGGACCGCGAGGCTTACGAGATTGCCTCGGATATGCGCATGCAGTCTCCCGATGGCCCCTCCATTGGCTGCGGTGTCACTCCCTATGAGTTCATCGAGACCGTCCCGGTCATCTTGGATAAGACCCGCAAGAGCGTCGATATCCGTACCGATTCCAGCGTGCTAACCGTTATCGGCAGCTGGTTGGCCACCACCTGGAGCCGTGACCTCATCATCCGCGAGCTGCTTGAGGAACCAGAGGTTGCCGCAGATGCCCTGCTTGCTGCGGCACAGACCTTTACCGGCACCATTCGTGCCAATGCGCTCTGCCTGTTCGCCGGGGTGAGCATGGCCGGGGAGAATTCCAAGTACGCCAACCCGGCGTTGAATACTGCGCTGGAAGAGTTTCCGGAGCACAACCTAACTAAGCTGCTGCATGAAAGCTACAAAGCAGGGCTTATCGACGAAACCGTCGCCAACCTCAAAAGCGGCAGCATTACCGCACAAAAGCAGGTCCTCGACGACCACGAGGACGCCGACTACTGGGAGGATGACGATATCGAAGAAGGCATCGACGTTTGGGAAGAAGAATATCCGGACACGGAATCCTTCTTTGAACACGAATTCGCCGACATCACAGCGGATGCCGGCGAAGAAGAAAAGAAGTCAGCTTAA